DNA from Podospora pseudopauciseta strain CBS 411.78 chromosome 5 map unlocalized CBS411.78m_5, whole genome shotgun sequence:
AGTGTGTCATTCTAGGTAGTTCTGTTTTTCCGTCCACACACGAGCTTTCCCAAACGGTGGGCTTTCTGCCGAATGGGATAGGGATCGACGACGAACCTTCTGCatccctacctaccttgccTACCTTGATTGTTACACGACAGTGACAACGGTGGTTCTTGTGTCGATAGGGTTCATCCGGCTGGCCGGGTAGAATGCAGGTAGGTATGGGATGAGGGGTTAGGATATGGAAGTGACgggtgaggaggtcaaggcaGTTTTATATCGTCCGTCCGTCCGTCCCCGCAATTTCTGTCTCGCTCTTGTCGGGGATTGTTCTCTGTGATGCGATCAAAAGTCATCCACGgcagcatcaccaagcaTCATCACGAGCGGAGCAAAAATGGGACGCCCCTGGTCCCGCAAAGTCACCATCAGAGATGACACCATCACTTCCGCCGCCCACCTCACCCTTCGacaatccctcctccccaacctgcTCGTCACGACCCTGTTCTTCCTCTGGGGCTTCGCCTACGGCCTCCTCGACGTCCTAAACTCCCACTTCCAGCACCACCTCTCCATCACgcccaccctctccgccctcctgTCCACTTCCTACTTCGGAGcctacttcctcctcccccccaccctctcctccttcatccTCCGCTCCTACGGCTTCCGCGTCACCTTCATGACCGGCCTGGCAATCTTCTCCATCGGctgcctcctcttctggCCCTCGGGTGCCTACTCCTCCTTTGGCGGCTTCTGCGGCAGCATGTTCGTTGTCGGGGCTGGGCTCGCCACCTTGGAGACGGCCGCCGATCCCTTTCTTTCCATCTGCGGTCCCCCGCGATACTCGGAGATACGCCTCAACCTGGCGCAAGCAGTTCAAGGGGTTGGCTCCTTCGTCGCGCCGTTGCTGGCGTCAAGGGTGTTTTTCGGAAAGGGACTCGAAGAgcaggggggggaggggctgAAGAACGTTCAATGGGTCTATCTCGGGGTGGCGGGGTTCGACGTGTTGTTGGTCGCGTTGTTTTGGGTGGTGCCCATGGTGGAGGTGACGGATGCGGATATGGGGTTGCAGGAGAGTCAGATTGACGGACCGAGAGAGGTGGGACCTTTCAGGAGACAGTACAACCTCTTCCTTGCCGTCTGGAGCCAGTTCTGTTATGTCGGGGCGCAGGTCGCTGTTGCGGTGAGTTTTTCTGACCGCAAGAAAGGGGAAAGTGGCTGACAGAGGACAGAACTACTTTATCAACTTTTGCGAGGAAGCCGGTCGGGATAGGGCTACTTCTTCTGACCTCCTGGCTGTGGGCCAAGGACTGTACGCCTTCAACCGGTTCGTGGCTGGGGGGTTGCTGACTATTCCTGCGTTCAAGCCGAGGTATATGCTTGCTGCTTATCTCGGACTATGCTTCGTCTTTGTCACGGCGGCGATGAACACCGCCGGAGCGACATCAATCGCGATGTTGATGCTCGTTTTGTGTTTCGAGTCTTGCTGTTTTGCAACCATATTCACTCTCGGgctgagggggttggggagacACACCAAGATGGGGGGATCGTTGCTTGTGGCCGCCATTTCGGGGGGCATGGTCTTTCCGCCCATgatgggggcggtggtgagcgCGAGGGATGCGCATACTGCGATGGCGATCCCAATGATGGGGTATATTTTGGCTTTTGTGTAAGTTCTTCCTGGAAGGAGGGTGTCAAGGAGACTGGCTGATGTTGATGAAAGGTATCCGGTGTACGTCAATATCTGGAAGAAGGATGTGATGGATAGCCATCGTGAGA
Protein-coding regions in this window:
- a CDS encoding uncharacterized protein (EggNog:ENOG503NX5J; COG:G), encoding MGRPWSRKVTIRDDTITSAAHLTLRQSLLPNLLVTTLFFLWGFAYGLLDVLNSHFQHHLSITPTLSALLSTSYFGAYFLLPPTLSSFILRSYGFRVTFMTGLAIFSIGCLLFWPSGAYSSFGGFCGSMFVVGAGLATLETAADPFLSICGPPRYSEIRLNLAQAVQGVGSFVAPLLASRVFFGKGLEEQGGEGLKNVQWVYLGVAGFDVLLVALFWVVPMVEVTDADMGLQESQIDGPREVGPFRRQYNLFLAVWSQFCYVGAQVAVANYFINFCEEAGRDRATSSDLLAVGQGLYAFNRFVAGGLLTIPAFKPRYMLAAYLGLCFVFVTAAMNTAGATSIAMLMLVLCFESCCFATIFTLGLRGLGRHTKMGGSLLVAAISGGMVFPPMMGAVVSARDAHTAMAIPMMGYILAFVYPVYVNIWKKDVMDSHRETTVGIEKPAVGEKALQLEEQRSKTEKEHAEEGPDIRVVSK